The Idiomarina loihiensis L2TR genomic sequence GATGGCTTTTCCGTTGCGGCTTCGCTACTATTCCAAGGCTGCGATCTGAACAGAAAGAGGATTGGCTGTGCAGTTAGAAAACCTTGCTGAGTGGCTTGAAGGACTTCGGAAGGAAGACGACCTTCTTGTTGGTGAGCTGCATGTGCCCTTCTTGCAACAAAAAGAATCTATAGAAGTCTGCTTTGTGGGCCAGAAGAGGGCAGTCACGGAGAGTCAGCAGAAGACGCTGCTGGGTTATCTTGAGCAACTTGATACCATTCATCAGCAGGCCGTGGAACGAATCTTTACTGACTACCAGACAAATGTCGACATCTATCGGAGAGCTTTTCAAGAGTGGGGTGAAGATCCCGATGAGCATGCTCCTCTCGTCAATTCTGCTGAAGACTTAGCCCCAGTTATGTTGTATCAGAGCTTATTTATTCCTTCCTGGAAGGATGTAGGGACTTTCGGCATGGGGTTTTGGGCTAAGTGGGAAGTTGAGCATGGCGTCGGAATAAAATTTGAGAGCTGGCGCCTACTTGAAGCAGGCGAAAACTCTGTTCATTTTTGTTTTGAATAAACAAGCCGTTAATAACCTCAGTCACATCGACATCTTTTTTCAAGGCAGCTTTATCTTTCGTTCTAAATTAACTTATGCAGCGGGCGTTCTGACTTTAGAGGTAATAAATCATGAAAAAAACAATAGTAATGTGTTTCCTTATTTTCAGCGGGCTGTTACAGGCTGATGAAAAAGTCACTAATTTTGAAGCAGTTGGTAATTTAGAGTCAAAGCATGATGTTGGCTGCATCAAATACATTGAGGCAAAAAATATTTATACCCCAGCTGATTTATTTAAATCATCGGCAGCTTGTGCTAACCAAAATAATGTAAAAGATGCGGCCAGATTATTTCTGCTTGCGAGAATTTATGGTTCCTACGACATAAAGCGAGTCAGTGACAGTAGTGCTCACCAAGGTATTATGGTTTTAGTTCAAAATACGTTTGCAGATATGGGCAAGAATGCAAATTCAGTTGAACAAGAGATTAACGAAAATCTGATAGGTAAAGATAAAGAATTTTCGGAGTTCTGTCGGGTAGTCAAAAGTATAGGTAAACCAAGCTACCACCCTCAGTATATGATAAGTCATGGCATGGGGGCATTTACTGACAGCAAAGGTAATGGGTTGGTTGAAAATTTTAATGAAGATCAAGCTTGGCTCGAAACATTGTCCCATTGCGGGTAAACCGTTATGTAACTGGCAATTGCCTTGTATGGCGGGCGTTAGGAGAGTTTAAAAAATGATAGAGCTGTACTTCTTAGTAAGCGTCTTTGTAGGAATAGCGGTAATTGTTGATGGTGTTGTTTTATATAAAGCCAAAGGCGTTTGCTGGACGAACAAAATACAGTCGTTCACAACCACTATTGAATTTTTATGGGTTATTGTTTCTATCATTACCTTTTTTACGCTAGAGTTATCACACTTCCAGATATTAATTCCTTCTCTTTACGTCGTGCATAATATTTTTGGCTGGGCGTACGGCTCTTATCTTGTGTCAAAGTCACCTGAAGTGAAGAATGGTACAAAAGCGTTGGTTGTACCTTACTGGTATCTTATTTTTGGCATGACCGTTGGTATCGTATTCAGTATAAGCAGTTTATGTGCACTCATACTCTTATAACCAATGGCTTAAATGGTTAATATGAACACGAAAACACTTAGGTACCAAAAATGGCATTACAAGCAACTCCTTATAAAATTTCACTGGATATATCAGATACTGATCGCGGTGTTTACGAGAGTGTGAAATTTACTGTTGCACGCCATCCATCTGAGACAGAGCTGCGTTTAGCCTCACGAGTACTGGCTTATGCGATGTTCTATCATCCGCATTTAGCCTTTGGCCGGGGGTTATCCGATACCGATGAAGCGGCACTTTGGGAAATAGATCTCACCGGTGAAATTCAGCATTGGATTGATGTTGGCCTACCGGATGCTGCGCGGGTTATTAAAGCCAGTCGACGTGCACCGAAGATGTCCGTAGTTGTGTATGGCAATGCGCGTTTGTGGCGAGAAAAAGTGCTACCGAAGTTTGCCCATTTAAACAACGTGAATGTGTTTGTTTTACCGCAAAATGAGCTAGCGGAAATTGCTGAAAAATTACATCGCTCAACACACTGGGGCGTAATGATAAGCGATGGTCAGCTGTATATCAGTGATGGTGATGAGCAGGTGATTGTTGCGCTTGAGTGTTGGCATGGTGAAATGCCCGAGGCATCGCTGTAGGTTAATGGGCATTACAAATAAGTGGTGCAGTGGTTCTTCGTTGCGGCTTTGAATGCACTCCAAAGCCGCGCAGCGTCATTTCGTTAACTTTTAGTCAGGTAGCCGAGTTCAATCAGTGTTTCGCGGACTCGCTTTTTGATGTATTTGGAATTCCGTATAAAGTACCGCTGAACAGAGGTGTTTTCTGCGTCGACTTTATCCAGCATCTCGTCTTTAAGCTTACGCGCTACATGAGCTGGCGCTAAAGGGTCTGTGACTATGCCGATAGTGTGACTGCTAAGCCTGTTTTGTATCGCCATTGTGTCGGCGTACCGGCCTGATTCAGCTACTTTGGTATAAACTTCGTCAGCTGGCAAATCATAGATGTCGGCATAAATTTCACGTAATTCGTCGAGGCCTTCCTGCTGTTCCTGATCGGTGTAATCTCGCATGCTCATCGCGTGCTCTACTGAAAGTTCCGCTGTGGTCAGCGGATTGATAACACCGTCGTAGATGTCGCGCGCTCCAATGGTTACGGTTTCCCAATACGGAGCCAGCGTTACTGTAATTTTAGGCAGAGGATTTTTTCTAGGCCAGGATGCAACTAAATTGTAACCTAGGTGAGGAGCTTCGGACTCCCAACTGAGCTCGTAACTGCCGTCGGGGTTGGTTGTGGTTTTAGGATCTTTTGAGTTGCATCTGAAGGTTTTTTTTAAATCGGCGCAGACTTCCACATTGCTAACTCCTTCTTCAAATATAACTTTGCCGGATACTTTAATGGTGCGGGTTTCTGGCTCGGCACTCGCCTGTTCAGTCGGGCTTTCATTGCTCTGAACCTGAGTCTCTTTAACTTCGGTTTCTGAATCGGAGTCGTTGCAACCGATTAAAACCGTACTCATTAAAATAAGACCAAAAAGTTTTGTTGGCATTTCAAAATCCTTTCGAAACAAAATGTAAGTATGTATATTCACATAGCGTAGTGGAAAGTAAAAGTTAAGAAAGCGTTAAGACAAGATGCCAGATGAAATTGGAGTTCAAAATCAAACATGCAAAATTCAAATAATGTTGTCGGCAAGCAGAGTAGTTACGACGAGCCAATGAATTTACCTGAAGAGAGGGTTAAGTCGTTTATTTCCCATTGGTATGAACAATGGTTGCAAGCCGAGGCAAAAAGCGAGACTGAAAAGAATAACGATCAGGGGTTTGATTTTGGCTACTGGCGTGATCTTATGTCCGCTGTCGATAAAGCTCACTTTGTTGCCGGCAGTGGTTCAGGGTCTGACAATTCGTTTGGGCCCGCCGACTACGACCCGAATAACGAAAAAATCATTGAATGTGATATTCAAGGCGACTTGGCTCAACTGCTTACCGAGCTGCATCAAGATGAGGGTAGGCCTTCAAATTATCATGCCTACGAGCTCAAGTTAGATGCAGAAAAAGACTGGAAAATAACGCGGATACATACTCTTTTTCATCCTCCCAAAAGCCCGGTTATTGCCCCTGAACAACATGCTGATATTCTTGCTATGTCGAGCTCCGCTGCTCCCCTTATGAATAAACAAGAGAATTTAAACCTTAATGAACAGACTCTTTTTCAGAAAAACCGGCGTGTCACAATCCCGCATTTAGATGAAGGAGAGACAAAACTGGAAGAGGTTGGAAAGCTCCAAATTAGCTCAGGTATTCTCGGGATTCTAGATTTTGGCTATGATATTTACCGGTTTGAACCGCTGCAACGGAGGGTAACGCCGGGCGAGTATCTTGTTGAAACGGTAACCACTCATGATCGAGTCGCTGGCATTCGGGTAAAGCTAAGTGAAAGCGAGCAGGCAGTAAAATGGTACGCGGCGAATACACCGAGCGGTAATGGAGTTTATGGTGTCGACGCTGGAAACTTGGCTATATTCGATGTTGCGAACCTTGTGGAACTAAGCCATTTCAGAAAAGAAAAACTCTTTAACGAATGGAGCCTGGAGGGGAAAACAGAGCTGTTATCAATGACCGGGCAAGATGACTGCGTTATTTGCACCAGCGGTTTCGGCGATGGCGCTTATCCCGCATTTTGGGGCGTTAATGAGCAAGATGAAGTGGTCTCGCTGTACATTGATTTCATGATCCTTGTACAAGAAACTGAAAACGGCTCATATGAGTCGATTTAAAATATTCTGTCAGCACTTTGCAGCCTTTGAACAAACCGCTTATATTGGAAGCAGCGCTTAATAGGAAGAGGTAAGTCATTGCAACATGCATTGTTAGTGGTGAATCCGAAGAGTCGGAATGGTCACTCTGAGGTGCTAACAGAAGCTATCGATTTGCTCAGAAACTCCGGCATTGAGGTAGAGGTTTGCGTCACTGAAAGCGCATCTCACATGGCTTCCTGCATCGAAAATTACCGTGAGCAAGATGGTGTAGTTATTGTTGCCGGTGGCGATGGAACTATCAGCTCCGCGTTAGAGTCAATCTATAAAAGTAACCAAACCTTAGCCATTTTACCTATGGGTACGGCGAATGATTTCGCGCGGTCGCTGGGGCTGCCACAGGACGTTGTCCCGGCCGCACAGGCTATTATTGACGACGAGCGGGAACGCATAAACCTGGCAAAGGTGAACGGTAATTACTTTGTGAATGTTGCTCATGTTGGCTTAGGCGTAGAGGTGACCCGCGAGCTGACATCAGAAATGAAGAAGTATTTCGGAGTATTTGCTTATCTGGGGGCCTTTACCAGCGTAATTAAACGCAATAAAAGTTTTAAAGTTGCTATAAAAGCCGATGACTGGGAAGACTCTGTAATAGCTATTCACCTAGCGGTTGGTAATGGCCGTTTTTACGGTGGCGGAAATATTGTTGATGAAGACTCCACATTGCTGGATGGACAACTGAACTTATTTTGTTTGAAGCCAATACGTTGGTGGCGGTTGCTATTGCTGGGGGTAAATTTCCGTCATGGTAATTTAGAAAAGGCAGAACGTGTGGTCTGTAAAAAAGCCCGGAAAATTAGCGTTAAAACTTCCAGGCCTAAGCGGATTCAGGCCGACGGTGAGTTTAAAACAGAGACACCGGCTGAGTTTGAAGTGATCCCAAAGGCGATTGAAGTTATTGTTGGCGATATGCCAGTGCCAAATAAAAACAAGGAATAATATGTCGATATTACGCACAGATAATCAGGCCGATAGCATGGAAATTCTGAAGCTCGTCATTGAGACAAAGGATTACTACCGTGAAATAGCGAAGGTGGTCGAGGATGATAGCCTTGCCAACGAGCTTGATAGTATTGCCAGTAAAAGAGCCTCCTTTATTGAGCCGTTTGAAAATATCGTTAAGGACTTCGGCGAGCTGCCGGCTAAACCCGACCCTGATAAAGAGCTGATGCAAATAATTGAAGGGGAGCTCACTCAATTTTTCTCTGCGGATTCTAAAACCGCTATTTTGGATAAGTGCCTGCAGGAAGATGAAGAGCTGGCATCTGTGGTAAATAGTACCAAACTGGGCGAAAAGTCGGCGGAGTCTCAGAAGCTACTCGACGCGTTGGCTGAGAACCTTAGTGACACAAAAAAATCAATTCAGGCGTTAAAAAATTAGTATGTAATACGGCGAGCGGGTAAATAACCTAACCTACGATTCAGAACCATTCACACCTGAATTCCTACCGCTCACGCATTCCTTGTTTGTATCTGCCGGGCGGCTGGGCTAGCTTAGCAGTCAGTTTCCTAACGGCACTGACACATGACTTTCAATAAAAAAGAAAAACTGTCGATAACGGCGCTGCTGATTATTCTCTACTTAATACCTGCAGGGCTAGAGTGGTTAGAGTTTGATAGCGAAAACTTACACGTTATTGCGATAAGCCTGCCAATTTGGCTGGCCTTTTTTTACCTCGGCCCGTTTTGGCTGTTCTACTGGACTCAACAGAACAAGCATGTTGCCCGCTTACACGTGGTGGCGCAGGGCGTGTTGTACGTTCTGATGATGTTTGCTGGCGCCAATATCGTCAGCAGACTGCATTCGATGGCGTTTCCGCAGTACCAGTTTCCGATAAAAGAGCAGGGGCTGTCGGCATTTCTGTGGGGTGTGTTCATCTTCTCGATGACGCACATGTACCTTTTATACCAGCGCTTTGTTCAGGAGCAACGGTTGCGTAAAGAAGCCCAGCTGGCTGATTTGACCAGCCGTTTAAATCCACATTTTCTGTTCAACTCGTTGAACACCATTTCCGCGCTTATCCACTCATCACCTGACAAAGCCGATGATGTGTTGCATAAACTATCCGACATACTGCGTTACTCCGTGGATCAGCAAAATAAGTGGGTGCCGCTGGAGCACGAGCTTGCTGTTTGTGAAACCTATCTAACGGTTGAGAAAGCTAGGTTCACCGACAACTTGAACATTAGCTGGCAAATTGCGTCTTCGGTCGATATGCGGCAATTGAAGGTGCCGCCGCTGTTACTGCAGCCGCTAATTGAAAACGTTATGAAGCACGTGAAGCGCCGACCTATTGAGTTGCTCATTAGCGTGCAAGCGGAGCAGGGCAAGCTTATATTCAAGGTAAAAGACAACGGTAAAGGTTTTTCTGAGCCGTCGTTGAATGAGCAATCGAAGGCCGGTCAGGGTCTCAATATTGTAAAACAACGTGTTGATATTGCAGGTGGTGAGCTGTCGCTTTTTAACGATACGTCAGAGCAAGGAGGTGCGGTGTGCGAAATCACCTTACCCATTCACGCCTGCGTGTAATTATTGTTGAAGACGAAGCGCCGGCGCGCTCGAAGTTAAATACGCAGCTTGCGCAAATGGAAGGCGTTGAGATTGTTGCGGAATGCGCTGATGCGCCTCAGGCAATACACGACATTAACTCGCTCAAACCAGATTTGGTTCTGTTAGACATTGAGTTGGGTGAGTTGTCAGGTTTTGACGTGCTGGAAGCAATGAAGCACCCCTGCCATGTGATATTTACCACGGCTTACAGCCAGTATGCCGTTAAAGCATTCGAGAAACAGGCGTTAGATTATCTACTGAAACCCTTTGATTTGTCTCGACTGCGTCATGCTTTAGAGCGCGTGGTATTAGCGCAGCCCCAGGCTGCAGAACCCGCCACCGTGCAATTCACCGCTAAAGTCGGCGATAAAATACGCATACTGCAATCATCCGATATTCGATTTGTGAGAGCTTCACAGGGACTGGTGGTAGCGCAATGCCTTGAGCGCGAACATCATTTGGATGACAGTCTGGAATCCCTGTTGAACCAGTTGCCAAGTTCCTTTTTGCGGGTGCACCGCAACAGCATCGTAAATACCCAACATATTCATCAAATAGAAAAGTGGCAAAACGGTGCACTTTTACTTCGTTTCGAGGGTGTAAACGACACCATTACGACCAGCAGACGTGGCGCCGCAGTGCTAAGAAAATATCTCAACCTATAACCGGAGAGCAACATGAAAAGATTATGGTTATTCGCCGCGTTGTTTATAACCACGCAGGCTTTGGCAAGTGACTTTGTAATAAACAATGTGTTGCTGCCAGACTTTCAGACACGCGAGTTAACGCCCGTTAACATTGAAGTCGCGGACGGGAAGTTCAAACAAATTGTTGATAGCTCGGTGCTCTTGTCGCATTCCGATGTGCGTGACGGTAAAGGGCAAGTAATAATGCCAGCCTTTATCGATATGCATTCCCACAGCATGGGCAATTCATCGCTGGATCGTAGCGACTATCAATACATTGGTATACGCGGCACCGCGAACGCCATGTTGTACGCAGGCGTACATGGCTGGCTAGATTTATATAGCGATGAGAATGATATTTTTGAGTATCGCGATCAGCAATTTCCACAGGAGCGCGATGAAGCCTATGTGTTTGCCGCAGGTCCCTGCTTTACCGTGCCAACCGGACACTGTGACTTTGGTGAAACGCGATTGATCAGCACACCAGAGGAGGCGGTTACAGAGCTGAGGGATTTAAGCGGTTCAAAGCCTAATGTGGTGAAAGTTGTATTTGATAATGCCGGCAGTAAACCCACCCTTGATAAGGCGACGCTTAAGGCCTTTTTGAACGAAGCAAGGCGTCTAAATATTAAGTCGGTGGTGCATATCGGTTCCTGGAGTGATATTCGCACGGCCTCAGAATTAGGCGCTGATGCTGTTACCCACTTGCCCTGGCACGCTATGCCTGACGATATTCCCGAACTATTGGTAAAACAGGGTACCGTCATTATTCCTACGGTGAGTGTTATAAACGAGCTACTGTATTTGCACGACTCAGGCTCTGATGAGATTGCAGCCTCTGTACTTTCCGTTCCAATGACGAACGCATTAGTCGAGAAAGATCTGTTGAGCGACTACCCGATAACCGCAGAAAACAAACTGTATTTCGACTGGATTGCAGGGTTAAAGGCAGATGGCGCTCTCGAAAACCGGAACGATGCGATTAAGCGTTTAGATGCCGCTGGAGTCAATATACTGGTGGGCTCCGACGGTGGAAATTTCGCCGTATTTCAAGGCGTAGGTTTCCATCGAGAAATGTACTTTCTGCAGCAAATGGGCATGTCACCCTGGGATATTGTGTTGGGCTCCACCCTAAAGGCCTACGAGTTCCTCGGCGTAGACTGGGGAATTGAAGAAGGCCGTCCTGCGCATTTCACGTTGCACGACAAGCACATTTTTGAAGACTTAAGTCTTTCAACTGAGGTGGAACAGATTTATCTGCATGGACGAAAAGTGAGTCGAGAACCTTTGCAGGATTACGCCAATCCTGGGTTCTTTCAGTACATGAAGTTGTTTTTTGGGTTTGAGGTGTAGGAGAGCGTAAAAAAGTACTGCAAAACGGTGCATAAAAGGTCAGAATTAGAAGATACCGGATGTACAAAATTACCGTTTAGGCAGGGAAAGACGTTGTCACAACAACAAAAACAATACGACATACATTGGCTGACGGGGCAGTTTTTCGATTCCAGCAAAGAGTCCCGGTATCGCGACTCCATTAAAGCGCGGGTACGTTTCGAGTCCCGTCTTGCATTGCCTCTGGTGTCGGTGGTTGTTGCCATGTTTGGCATTACCGATTACAACTTGCTGGGGTTAACCCGCGAGTTTTATTGGTTGCTTACTATGCGTATAGCCGTGGTGAGCTCTTGTCTTGTGCTGGCTTTCGCTATCGGGCGCTGGGGTGGTTATTCCCGTAACGCCTGGCTGCATAGTTTGCCGCTATGGATTCTGGCAACGGGCATTATTCTCATTGTTCCGTTGCGCCCGGAAAGTATTTCCACCCAGATAACCGCAGTGGTGGTTGCGATAATGGCTTTCTATCTTCTCATTCCAAACCTGCTCACAGTGGCAGCGTTAGCGAGCCTCTATTTAACCGTCGGATTTTTGTCTGCAGCGGCAGTTTATGCCGGAATTCCTTCAGAGAATGTGCTTCGCGTTAGTCTTTTGCTGATTATGGCCAATATTGTGGGCTACTGTGCTTTATTACGTATAGAGTTTCTGCAGCGCAAGCAATTTGCACTACTTCAGGATGAGCGTGATCAAAACCGTGATCTGCTCAAGGAAATAAAGCATCGAAAATCATTGGAAGCGCAATTGCGCATGGTGGCTGAGCGGGACGCTCTGACGGGGCTGGATAGCCGAAGCCATTTTATGAAGCGGGCCGAAGCTTTATTGCAACGAGCTCAGTTGGAAAAAACGCCGTTTTGCCTCTTTATGATCGACGTAGACCATTTTAAGCGCATTAATGATACCTGGGGTCATACTCGCGGAGATTTAATTTTGACCAAAATAGCCGAGGTTTGCGAACAGTCGCTGCGACCCACTGATGTTATAGGGCGCTTTGGTGGTGAAGAGTTCGTCGTAGGCCTGCCGCATACCAGCCCCAGCGAAGCGCAAACCATAGCCGAGCGTCTGAAAGAGAACGTTGAAGCACTGCCATTAACCGCTGAATTAAGTGAGCTGTGCCTGAGCGTGACCATAGGTATTGCGGCAGCACATGGTGAAGAGGATGACCTCGACGTCCTCATAACACGCGCGGATAACATGTTGTATGAAGGTAAGCGCGAAGGCAGAAACAGGGTGGTGATGTTTGGAGAGGGGATGGATTCTTGAGTAATCAGCATTGATATCTAAATTACCTAAATGGATTGAGTATGGGGCGTTTGTCGCCGGCTGTATAAACGCTATTGGCTTGCTTGGTTTTGAACACCAGGCGGTTTCTCATGTTTCAGGTACTGCCACTTTGTTTGGTACCAGTATGCTATCGGGCTCTTTCGATGAGGTGCTGCATTTGGCCGGTGTGTTGTTCTCGTTTTTTGTCGGTGCCGGTCTGTCTGGATATCTATTGCACGGCACACAGCTAAAGTTAAGCCGTCGTTACGACATTGCTCTCGCAGCTGAATCACTGCTGATATTTGCTTCGTTTTACTTACTGTCTGAAGGATCATTTTACGGTCATTTCACCGCATCATTAGCCTGCGGTATGCAGAATGCCCTGGCAACGACGTACAGCGGTGCCATTGTACGGACTACGCACCTCACCGGTATTTTTACTGACTTAGGCATTATGTTTGGGTCGGTTATGCGCGGCAAAGCTTTCGATAAAAGAAAAGCGGTATTGTTTGGATTAATCATTGCCGGCTTTGTTACCGGAGGAACATCCGGCGCCTATCTGTTCATGTTATTACAGTTCCAGGCGTTGTTAGTACCAGCCGTTATTTGTCTGGCGCTCGCGATCTTGTATCGTGTGCATTATAGAAGATCAGGCCAGCATAAATAAACTCGCCTAAAAGGTGGCTATGTGTCGTTAGAGCTTGGGTGGGTTAAAATTCTGAGATGAATTAATTGGGAGAAGTCATGCACGGAGAATATAAAGTACCAGGCGGTAAGCTAGTCGTTGCTGATGTTAATTTAGAAGAGGGCTGCTTGAGTGAGGTCAGTATTTCAGGCGACTTTTTCTTAGAACCTGACTCTGCGCTAAACCTAATCAATGAGGCTTTAACCGGACTACCCGAGACATCAAGCCATAAAACGCTGGCTGCCGCAATTGATGAAGCACTTGATGAAGACGTAATGATGTTTGGTTTTTCCGCCGAAGCTGTTGCTACAGCTGTACGACGTGCCTTAGGTAAGGCGAGCAGCTGGTTAGATCATCAATTTACTCTTATTCCACCAGTAACACTGCCCGCAGCAGAGCATGCCGCGTTAGACGAAGTGATAGCCGATTCAGTTGCCAAAGGTTTACGAGGCCCAACATTAAGATTTTGGGACTGGGACGATTCTGTGGTGGTGATTGGTTCTTTCCAGTCAGTAAAAAATGAAGTGGATATGGCCGCCGCGAAAGAGGCTAATGTACAAGTTGTACGCCGGGCGACAGGTGGCGGTGCTATGTTCATGGAGCCCGGTAATTGCATTACTTATTCATTAACGGTACCCACTTCATTAGTCGATGGTATGAGCATTGAAAAGTCTTATGAGTTTTTAGATGCCTGGGTTTTGGCTGCGTTAGCTGAGGTTGGTATCAAAGCCTACTATAAACCGCTAAATGATATAGCTTCTGCGCAAGGCAAAATAGGCGGAGCAGCACAAAAACGCTTTGCCAATGGTGTTGTCGTGCATCATGCGACTCTCGCTTATGATATCGACGCCAATAAAATGCTACAGGTATTACGTACTGGCCGTGAGAAACTCTCGGATAAAGGCATTACCAGTGCCAATAAACGAGTTGACCCTATGCGTAGCCAGACAGGCTTAACCAGAACCGCCATTATTGATGCTTTTATGAATCAGTTTACCCAGGCTTATCAAACCCAGGTCGACGACTATTTACCGCAAGAATTATCCGCGGCAAGAGCTCTGGTAGAAACAAAATATTTGACGGAAGAATGGTTATACAAGGTAACTTAAACATGGGAAGTTATTATAATTACCTTCCGTCCAGCTAAGAACCTGACTAGCGCTGCAGAGCTGACCCTTGCCAATACGTACACAAAAAAACTCTCTTTACAGACATAAAACTCCGCGCTCCATACTGTCTAGATTGCTATGTTTAGTTTAGAGTATTTGCACGCTTTTAAAATATACCCTAATGGAGTATACTTTGGTTTATAAGACAAAGGAATTTGCTTCTTTAATGAAAAAAGAAGCAATGTCTGACGAAGATCTGATTAATGCTTGCAAGGAAATGAGTAAAGGTCTTATTGATGCAGACTTAGGCGGTAATGTTTATAAAAAGCGTATTGCCTATAGCAATAAAGGAAAACGCGGCGGATATAGAACAATTGTTGGTGCTGTTATAGGTAACAAGTACTTTTTTCTCTATGTATTTGCGAAAAATAAAAAGACTAATAT encodes the following:
- a CDS encoding DUF6985 domain-containing protein, with amino-acid sequence MQLENLAEWLEGLRKEDDLLVGELHVPFLQQKESIEVCFVGQKRAVTESQQKTLLGYLEQLDTIHQQAVERIFTDYQTNVDIYRRAFQEWGEDPDEHAPLVNSAEDLAPVMLYQSLFIPSWKDVGTFGMGFWAKWEVEHGVGIKFESWRLLEAGENSVHFCFE
- a CDS encoding YaeQ family protein, yielding MALQATPYKISLDISDTDRGVYESVKFTVARHPSETELRLASRVLAYAMFYHPHLAFGRGLSDTDEAALWEIDLTGEIQHWIDVGLPDAARVIKASRRAPKMSVVVYGNARLWREKVLPKFAHLNNVNVFVLPQNELAEIAEKLHRSTHWGVMISDGQLYISDGDEQVIVALECWHGEMPEASL
- a CDS encoding DUF4241 domain-containing protein, with the protein product MQNSNNVVGKQSSYDEPMNLPEERVKSFISHWYEQWLQAEAKSETEKNNDQGFDFGYWRDLMSAVDKAHFVAGSGSGSDNSFGPADYDPNNEKIIECDIQGDLAQLLTELHQDEGRPSNYHAYELKLDAEKDWKITRIHTLFHPPKSPVIAPEQHADILAMSSSAAPLMNKQENLNLNEQTLFQKNRRVTIPHLDEGETKLEEVGKLQISSGILGILDFGYDIYRFEPLQRRVTPGEYLVETVTTHDRVAGIRVKLSESEQAVKWYAANTPSGNGVYGVDAGNLAIFDVANLVELSHFRKEKLFNEWSLEGKTELLSMTGQDDCVICTSGFGDGAYPAFWGVNEQDEVVSLYIDFMILVQETENGSYESI
- a CDS encoding lipid kinase gives rise to the protein MQHALLVVNPKSRNGHSEVLTEAIDLLRNSGIEVEVCVTESASHMASCIENYREQDGVVIVAGGDGTISSALESIYKSNQTLAILPMGTANDFARSLGLPQDVVPAAQAIIDDERERINLAKVNGNYFVNVAHVGLGVEVTRELTSEMKKYFGVFAYLGAFTSVIKRNKSFKVAIKADDWEDSVIAIHLAVGNGRFYGGGNIVDEDSTLLDGQLNLFCLKPIRWWRLLLLGVNFRHGNLEKAERVVCKKARKISVKTSRPKRIQADGEFKTETPAEFEVIPKAIEVIVGDMPVPNKNKE
- a CDS encoding sensor histidine kinase, with translation MTFNKKEKLSITALLIILYLIPAGLEWLEFDSENLHVIAISLPIWLAFFYLGPFWLFYWTQQNKHVARLHVVAQGVLYVLMMFAGANIVSRLHSMAFPQYQFPIKEQGLSAFLWGVFIFSMTHMYLLYQRFVQEQRLRKEAQLADLTSRLNPHFLFNSLNTISALIHSSPDKADDVLHKLSDILRYSVDQQNKWVPLEHELAVCETYLTVEKARFTDNLNISWQIASSVDMRQLKVPPLLLQPLIENVMKHVKRRPIELLISVQAEQGKLIFKVKDNGKGFSEPSLNEQSKAGQGLNIVKQRVDIAGGELSLFNDTSEQGGAVCEITLPIHACV
- a CDS encoding LytR/AlgR family response regulator transcription factor, whose amino-acid sequence is MRNHLTHSRLRVIIVEDEAPARSKLNTQLAQMEGVEIVAECADAPQAIHDINSLKPDLVLLDIELGELSGFDVLEAMKHPCHVIFTTAYSQYAVKAFEKQALDYLLKPFDLSRLRHALERVVLAQPQAAEPATVQFTAKVGDKIRILQSSDIRFVRASQGLVVAQCLEREHHLDDSLESLLNQLPSSFLRVHRNSIVNTQHIHQIEKWQNGALLLRFEGVNDTITTSRRGAAVLRKYLNL
- a CDS encoding amidohydrolase family protein, with the protein product MKRLWLFAALFITTQALASDFVINNVLLPDFQTRELTPVNIEVADGKFKQIVDSSVLLSHSDVRDGKGQVIMPAFIDMHSHSMGNSSLDRSDYQYIGIRGTANAMLYAGVHGWLDLYSDENDIFEYRDQQFPQERDEAYVFAAGPCFTVPTGHCDFGETRLISTPEEAVTELRDLSGSKPNVVKVVFDNAGSKPTLDKATLKAFLNEARRLNIKSVVHIGSWSDIRTASELGADAVTHLPWHAMPDDIPELLVKQGTVIIPTVSVINELLYLHDSGSDEIAASVLSVPMTNALVEKDLLSDYPITAENKLYFDWIAGLKADGALENRNDAIKRLDAAGVNILVGSDGGNFAVFQGVGFHREMYFLQQMGMSPWDIVLGSTLKAYEFLGVDWGIEEGRPAHFTLHDKHIFEDLSLSTEVEQIYLHGRKVSREPLQDYANPGFFQYMKLFFGFEV
- a CDS encoding GGDEF domain-containing protein, coding for MSQQQKQYDIHWLTGQFFDSSKESRYRDSIKARVRFESRLALPLVSVVVAMFGITDYNLLGLTREFYWLLTMRIAVVSSCLVLAFAIGRWGGYSRNAWLHSLPLWILATGIILIVPLRPESISTQITAVVVAIMAFYLLIPNLLTVAALASLYLTVGFLSAAAVYAGIPSENVLRVSLLLIMANIVGYCALLRIEFLQRKQFALLQDERDQNRDLLKEIKHRKSLEAQLRMVAERDALTGLDSRSHFMKRAEALLQRAQLEKTPFCLFMIDVDHFKRINDTWGHTRGDLILTKIAEVCEQSLRPTDVIGRFGGEEFVVGLPHTSPSEAQTIAERLKENVEALPLTAELSELCLSVTIGIAAAHGEEDDLDVLITRADNMLYEGKREGRNRVVMFGEGMDS
- a CDS encoding YoaK family protein, with the protein product MISKLPKWIEYGAFVAGCINAIGLLGFEHQAVSHVSGTATLFGTSMLSGSFDEVLHLAGVLFSFFVGAGLSGYLLHGTQLKLSRRYDIALAAESLLIFASFYLLSEGSFYGHFTASLACGMQNALATTYSGAIVRTTHLTGIFTDLGIMFGSVMRGKAFDKRKAVLFGLIIAGFVTGGTSGAYLFMLLQFQALLVPAVICLALAILYRVHYRRSGQHK